The genomic window GTCCCCATATTTTTAAGAATTTGCTGGATTTGCATTGAATTCATATTTgaccaagttttttttaaacaatcacTACTAAATATAAAATTTGGTCCCAGAAAGGGTGGATCCAGCCAGTGATTCAGAAGCAAACCATTGAGGGCACTAGTAATGCTCAATTGGTCATAAGGTGATGAGAGAACCGTAATTCAATAGTGAGAAGGTCAATGATAAAATGTTTCAAGAAtcaaagaaagggggaggaacaAAAGGAAAAGTCAGTAACAAAGTTTGGACAGGAAACATTAAATGACAAAAAGAATGGAGTTAGGTAAAAGAAgatagtaaatatatttaataaataGCAAGTGGCAAAACATGCTTTTGAAAATCTGAACTAAACAGATAATTCTGGAATCAGCACAACTGAGAAATGTTTAAGATTCCAGTTGTCCATCACCAGTTTCCAACTCAATCCTATCTTCAGCCTCTTATTTGTCATACCAAAGCCCCATGCAAGTTTAGGCAACAGCTACTTATCTTCCAGCTACAACTTTTTGGACCTAATGATCAACACAGATAGTCTTTTATTTAGCATTTAGGCTTTATAGTTTTCATGCCTCTGTTTTCCATTAGTAGTATCTTCATTTATGTATTCCAGCCtcagatttattttttatttttaccaCCCTTGTTCACCTGGTGCCATCATATTTTTGCTGCAATGAATCAAATCTCTTGTCTAGCCACTCACAAACATTATTTCTCCCTTGCTGCTTCTTGCCTACCCACCATTCTTTCCATCATAAGACGTGCTTTCCCTAGCAAGTTGGGACCCTAGAACTGGGTCTGATTGTGTCTAACAGAGAAAGCTTGAAATGTGGAAAAGTTCTTCCTTCAAAACCTGTGCTTTGGCGTTACTGTTACTAGGctgcacaattttttttaaatcccatAAGCTATTTAAATAATCACTATTGTCAATCTATGATTTTGTTAACCAATATTTGTTCAGTTTGGTTTAGAAAAGGTCCTTTTAAATTTATTtgttttctatttttgcattggACTTTATTatgtttatgttctgtgttcaatAAATTTTCCATTTTGGAGAAGCAGGAAATATGTGTTTCCTTCTCGAAGTTTCGGCCTGTCAATTGAAAGAATAGCCTAACAGAATGGGAAAAATAATTTACTCCATTTCACCACGTTTTCCATATCTGAATCCAATTTTGGATGATGCATATCTTTCACCTTTGTTTTGCTCCTACTTTGTGTACCTGTTAGAAAATGTATATTTTCTAGTAAGGTTTGGTTTGTTGAATGTTGGGTTCTAAGAGAAATATTACACTAGTATGGGTTATGAAGAGAAATCGttcttatcaaagttcaaagtaattatcaaagtacatatatgtcatcatatacaaccatgagattcattgtcttgcgggcattcatagtaaatttcAGAAACACATAGTatcgatgaaagactgcacccaacaggacgggcAAACAACCAAAGAGCAAAAGACAAGAAGCTGTGCATATACaaaaaaatgaaaagaaataataagaataaaacagcaataaatatcaagaacatgaaatgaagaggtTTGAAAGTCCTTGAACATAGGTTATGGgaccagttcagtgatggggtgagtgaggctgagtgaagttaacccctctagttcaggagcctgatggttgaggggtaataacttcctgaacctggtagagtgggtgctgagactcctgtacttccttcctaatggcagtgaaaagagagcatgttgtggatagtgggggCCTTattgattgatgctgctttcctgcaacatcgCTGCAAGTAGATGTGCTCGATAGTGGGAAGGGCTTTTCCCATGATGGTCTGGGCCATATctatttttccattcaagggcataaGTGttaccatgatgcaaccagtcaatttaCTCTCCTCCACAAACCTATAAAAGAGAAAGTTTtagctgacatgccaaatcttcgcaaacttctgtGAAAGTAGAGGTGTGCTCtcatgctttctttgttatggcacttaagtgctggacccaggacagatcctctggaatgataacaccgaggaatttaaagttgctgaccctctcccccTCCGAATCCCCGATGAGGCTTGGCTCAatcctcctcctgaggtcaataatcagcaacttggtcttgctgatactgagtgagaggttgttgttgtagcaccactcagccaaattttcaatctccctcttatatgcaGATTCTTCACCACCATTGAGTCGGCCAGTGATAGtggtgtcagcaaacttaaatatggcattggagccataCTACTCGTGCCAttagaaaaaaattataataaaaattgaaaatatgcaTTTCTTACAGTAACCTaaattctttttgtatttccagAATCTGAAGAGTTACCTTCTGTGAACCCATCTAGTGTAGATGATAATGTGGATGATTCTGAAGCAGAAAAAGAACTGAAAACTGATACTAACCAGCAGTTGACACCTTGCAAATCAATTACATCATCTGCACTAGATGAATATGAATTCAAAGATGACGATGATGAAGATATTGATGAAGAAGAAGAACAAATAAGCAAGCTTGTGGATCAGAAACGGATTCGTAGGAGAGATGGTAAAAAGAGTGTTGTTAAAGAGAACAGCTATTTAACACCACCAAAGCTAGAATTTCAGAAGCCATTTAAAATTAAGAAGCAGAAGTCAGCAAGAGTTCTTGTTTCCTCCAGTTCTGATAGCTCAGATGAAGAACCACATCAAGAGAAAAAGACTTGTTCAACCAGCTCTCTGGAGATTGTTCCAGATAGCAGCAAATCTGATGCAAGGACTAAGAAGGAAAACCTGATCTCTCTGGAAcagaaagagaaaggaaaagggaagaaaaaaGTGAAAAAACAAAGTAAAAATAAGGAGAACCAGGAGTTCAaagaggagaaggaagaaaaggaaAATGCTAAACTGATGCTTTTCTCCACTTGCTCTGCTTTGGACTCATTAGATCGCTCAAGAGACGAGGATTCATTTAAAAAGTCTTTGAAAGATGATTCTTCAGGTCATCAATTCCACCTTTCAACTGCCAAGTCGCCAAAGCATTCATGTAATTTAAATGAAAAAAGAACCAAGCCTCTTAAACAAGAAAATGCTAAAACTGGTCTATCTTCAGGAGCAGCAGAAATAACTTTTCAGTCTGAGGTGGTTCGATTTGATCACCTTACAGATTCTGACTACACTTCTGAGAGTTCCAGCAATAAGTCTTTTAAATACAATACGAAGACAAAACATCGCAAAAAGGATCTGTGTATAGAATTTGGTGAAAAGTCTGGACAGAGAAGCAAAGAGGAGGAGACAGGCATATTTGATAACATGGAAGAAGTTTTTAAAAAGACTGACAAGGATGGGAAGGTTATAAAAAAGCATAAACTAAAGCATAAAgataaagagaaaaacaaaattaagaaagaacatgaaaatgAAAAGGGAAAGCACAGACAAAAAGAAAGTGAAAAGATATATCCTGAGTTTGATAGAGAATACTGGAAAGAGAACTTCTTCAAAAATGATGATACTAATGAAACTTTCAAAGATGAAAATTCAAACATGGCTCTTACAGAAAAACCATTGAAAGATAAGAGTGTCATTAAAGAAGACAAAGTATCGAAAGAGAAATATTTTAAGGAAGAGAAACCTTTCAAAGAGGACAGAGAAAAGGACAAGTCTAAAAAGAGTAAAAAGGAAAAGCACTATaaagaagagaaagaaaaactTTCTAATCTGGAAGAACGGAAGGAAATTGTGCTTGCAGACAAAGATGATTCACTTTACTCAAGTGTTTTTCTAAAGAAAGAGCATgtagaattctttgagaaagaAAAAGGCACAGATAAAGAGAAATCTGATACTCCAGataaagaaaagaaggaaaacaAGGAGAAAAGTGAAAAAAAGTCCCCAACTAAAGAGAGGGACTTGGAAAGGCTAGAGAGAAAATATTTTGACAGAGAGAAGAAAGTGAAACACGAGAATAGATCAGAGAAAGAGAAATCAGAGACTCATGAAAAGTTACAGGAAAAATCTTTTAGTAAATTACAAGAGATTGGGGAGAGGACAAAGGAAAAAGATCGATCTGGGAGCTTGTATTCCACTTCAGAAAAAATCCACCGTGAAAATGATAAATTGAAGAATGTATTTTCTGTCAAAAAACTTGAGGAAAAAGAAAAGAGCAAGGAAAAATTGGATAAAAAacatgaaagagaaaaaattGAAAGGGAACGTCATTCCAGTGGTATAAAAGACAAAGTGGAAAAAGAGAAGCATGTTAATGAGAAGAAGGCTAAGTTTTCAGAAAAAGATTCACAGGATAGTATTCTAAGTAAAGCAGACAAAGTTAAagtaaaagaaaaagagagagatatagaaaaagagaagaagaaagaaaaatcaaGGGAAAGAGAGGGTGACCCTGTGACAAACTCAAAGCATTTGCATGATGAGAAGAAAcgcagcacaattgagagcagcAAAGGATATCATGATAAGTTATGTTTTTCAAAAGATAAAAGTAAAGAGGATTTCCCTAAAACtccagaaacaaaagaaaaagaaaagaaggaaaaagacagACAAAAAGACAAAGTACCAGTGAATGCTTCTGTTAAAGCAAAACTTAAAGAACCAGAAGCTGACAAACTGAAATCTAAAGATTCTGGTGCCACAAAGGATGTGCGACCAAAAGAGAAGCGACTAGTAAATGATGACTTAATGCAAACCAGTTTTGAAAGAATGCTAAGTCTCAAGGATCTGGAGATTGAGCAATGGCACAAAAAACataaagagaagataaaaatgaaAGAAAAGGAAAGGCAAAGGCATCGATCTGGCATTGACCTCTCAAAAATAAAAGAACGAGAGAAATTGAAGAGTTCATCAACAAGCAAAGAACTTACTAGATCAAAAAGCTCAGATCCATCGGAGATGCATTTAAAAGACAAGCAGCCAAAAGACGTTAACAGTGTGAAATCGCTGACCAATGATACAAAACAAAATTTGCCAGAAACTCCAAGACCTCTCTTGAGTTGTGAAGGTAATTTAACTGCATCCCCCAGACAAGAGCGTGATCGTATGGGACTTACTTCAAGATCAATATCAATGATTTCTGTTGCAAGTTCAGAAGATTCATGCCAGACCTCAGCTGTAGCAACACCACGGCCTTTAACTGATTATGATTCAGATTTCACCATTGAGGGTTCTGAATCTCAGTCTTCCTTTTCACAGTCCGTATTTCTCCCCAATGCCAAATCTCCTGCTGTATATGACCGAGACTCTGATGTTTTGACTGACTTACCAGATCGACTTAAGTCACCACATTCCAGTAAACTTCCAGGATCTTATCTACGGTCAGTATCTGCTGACAATGCTAGATGTGAAAATGAATGCCGGTCTGTAGGTGATGTTCGGAGATGCAGTATACCAGTTGTTGCAAATGACCATGATAAACAGTTCCACAAGCAACTTGAAGCTAACTTGCCCCTCTCAAGTGAAAAACAGTATAGTTTTTCACCAACAGTACAAAGCCAGGTCTGTACCTCTCCGCGATCAGAACCACTTCCAGACAGTGGCCCTGAAGAGGGCGCATGTAATAGTAGTTCATGTTTACAGTCTCCTGCTGTCATTGTACCAAACGACACTAATTATTTATCACAGGATACAAATCCCAGCAGCATAATCATGCAAAGTACTTCTCAGCAGATGCCTATGGTGCAGCCACAACTAAACTGTTTGATTAGTGACATTCAGCCAGAAAAACCAATAGAAGTATCATATGATAGGCTTGATGTTCCTTCACACAGTAATAATGATGGTTATACAACTACAGCAGCTTGCGAGAAAAACGCATTTAACCCTCTACCACATGTTCCACAAGAGTGGAGTTGTACAGAACAGATAACATCAGAACTAGCATCCAAGTCTCCACAAAGACTGTGCAGTGAATCTTCCCAGGCCGTAAATCTCCTTGAAACACCATCTTATTCTTCACCTACGCATTCATCCAATTCTTCTTGTACACGTTCACCATTAGACAGTGATAGTGCCCCTCGAATACTGTTCTGGCcaaaatgtggaggaactcaaGAAGAATCATCACAAACTCAAACTTTGCAAGATATTGATCAGAGTTCCACTTCATGCAAACCTCACTCAGAATCTTCAGGGATGGTTGATGAAAAGGATGGTAAATATCCTCCTCTTGATATAAATTCTGATCTTGCAAATCAAAAGACTCTAGAAGATCCTTCAAATGATTTCAAACCAAGTGAACTCCAAGTCTTGGAAGAAAACTCCTCCACACCATCTGCTGCAGCATTACCAGATGGCAGCAGTGTTAATGAAAATCTTGTGGACCATACAAGGACTGTACAGAGTTTATTAATTGAAGAGAAGACGGAAGGTACAAAAAGTACTATTTTAGGCAGTCATGAGCCAGCTTGTAATCAGGAGAGCTCACAATTAGAGACAGTGCCAGTAACATCTGTTGATGAAATGCAGCCAGAGCCAAAAGAAGAACTGCCCGAAGCAACATCTTCCACAGAACATGTACACACACCTCCAGTTATAGACCAATCTCAGTCTTTGGAAAGTAAAGCTCAGGACCAAGATTCCTCACTGGATATGGAATTTTCCCAACATTTCACAACTGCTGGTCAGGACCCTGTAATTATGCATGAACCAGCACTGGATGAACAAAAGCCATCCGCTGAATCAACAAAGGAGGAGTCAGAAGATCGAATGGAAATTGACCGTATAGAGCATGATATTCCTCAAAGGATTACTCGCAACAGAGCAAATATATTAGCCAATCAAAGCAAACAGCCTGTTGTCAACTGTGCACAGGTCTCTGATAAAGATACAGAATCTGCCACTCCTGTGAAAAGTAAATCGAAATTATCAGAGGAGGAGGAAGGCCAAGTACATCACCCACATAAACGCAAGTTGTCACGTGTTCCACACCCAACACAAGTGAAATCTACTCTGCAGCAAGCTAAGGAAAAGACACAACAGTCACTGGCGGCCATTGTAGATTCTTTAAAATTAGAGGAGATTCAACCTTACCATTCAGAAAAGGCAAACCCTTACTACGAGTATCTTCACATAAGAAAGAAAATAGAAGAGAAGCGTAAAGTGCTATGTAGTGTCACTCCACAAGCACCACAGTTTTATGATGAATTTGTTACATTTACTGGATCATATCTGCTGGATGGAAACCCTTTGAGCAAACTTTGTATACCAACTGTAAGTGTTATCCTTTGAAATAATTGCATTGACTTCATTATTCCATGTGATATAGCTTTACATTCAATTTGTGTTAACTGTATAACAATTTGCTTCAATTATTTATTCAAGAGAGAGAATTAAGTATAATAGTGCACAATTTAGTGCTTAATTGATTATTTGCATTCACTGTTCAGATCAGGCAGCTTATGTATATCCAGTCTTCCTAGAACATCCTGGCTGTCGGTTTTTTGCCCCATCTATTgtctccacccctcctccaatattttgtctgAACCCCCTTCCTCAGCAAACTTCTTTGAGCTGATGTATGAGTCTGTATGTTAACCATCTCATTCTTAACAATCTCCTGTGGTTCTTGCAGTTTTCCCCAAAAATGTTTGAATTAATTTTACACTAGTTGAATTATTTAATCTCCATGAAGTTGACCTTCTTCCAGATTAGAAGTTCTACTTTAAATTGAACCTTGATCTTCTTCATTGCTTATGTAAATTTTAAGTAACAGTGGTCACTCTTACTAATATGCTTTCCCACAGACACTTGAATGTTGGGTCCCATCTCCAAATCTAGCATTGGtctcttcctcctccctgatagaCAGAGAATCTACTGATTGAAGAAATTCTCTTAACACATTTCAGAAATTCCAGTGTAATTCTTGCACATCTTTGTAAGCTCCCTACAGATATCCAtattggtattgatttattattgtcacatgtaccgagatataGCGAAAAGTTTGTCGTGCATACTGTTCCTTTCTCACTATGGAGATTTATGGAAAATCTCAGAAGCATATTGGATTTGTCATATTTGTCATAACTGTTTCCTGGCCTCCTCAAGGATGCCACCTGTTCCTATACCTTTTTCCTATTTAAATGTCTTCCCAAATCAGTACTATCCCGTCACCTTCCTTTTGTCTTCCTTATATTTCTGATCACTTTTTAATCCAAGAATATTGTTCTGTCCCTTCTTGATccgttttgttattgttttacatttTTTCTATTCTCAGAAGGCTATTATATTTATATCTTACTAATTTCATTCATCACACTTAGTTTACATTCTAACTCTTTGTATCCTGTACTAGGCTACTACAGTGTAATATAGTTCTTGTACTTTGATACATCCCATCTTATTCTTCTACTTCTGTAAACCAGTGCCTATCCCCGGATAAAAACTTTCACATTTGCATGTTAATGTGTCTTGGATCCCAGGGTATATACATCAATTATATGATGGAAAATACTGTTACATTGGGCAAGCTGGATAATTAAGTTTAGAATAAGTGTGCATTTTTGATGTTTGCATTGAAATTTATGTTTTATCAGCTGTGGGAGAAAAGTAATAGGAATGTGTGATCATGTTTGATTAAATTGGTCAATTTGGTGCGCCTAGTAAAGCTGCTGCATCATTGCTCCAGTCATCCCATATTCAATCTTGACCTTGGGAGCTGTCTGTTTGGAGTTCACACATCTTCTTTGTGACTGTGTTGATTTCCTCTCGGCACTCAGTTTTCTTCCCAAATTCCAAAAGATACTTGGCTGGACATTTTTTGGCCAATGTATAAACTATATACTGTAAGTGAGTggtaaaatgtaaaaaaaattgatgggaatgtgagagTGAATAAAACATGAGGATTGTTATAAATGGGTGATTGATTGTCAATGCAGACTCATTGGACCAAGAGGCCTTTTATCCATTCTACTGTGACTTGAACTGAACCAGTAGGAACTGATAATGTAGTATTtaaatttgcattgatattaattACTGactttttatttaaagataaCTCCTCCTCCATCATTGTCTGAAGCACTGAAAGAACTCTTCAGGCAACAGGAAGTTATTCGAATGAAGCTTCGATTACAGCATAGTATTGAACGGGTACTGTTCTTGTTCTGAAAGG from Hypanus sabinus isolate sHypSab1 chromosome 1, sHypSab1.hap1, whole genome shotgun sequence includes these protein-coding regions:
- the ankrd12 gene encoding ankyrin repeat domain-containing protein 12 isoform X2, translating into MPKSGSSRTAQTESSDSNSNMVEKQTGRKNKEKVTSYNRTPKIDRSELEKEVKEKTSMKRKLPFTVSPSRSEQRESDTDSDPGHSSEAWGERLIPPYRTYSEKEGPEKKKMKKEPGSKKSVPVCKATLGGILIGYPLSERQQMALVMQMTARDNNSTPNHPSQATPGQKKTPSSSSRQKDKVNKRNERGETPLHMAAIRGETKQVKELISQGADVNVKDFAGWTPLHEACNLGYYDVAKQLILAGADVNTRGLENDTPLHDAASNGHRDIVKLLLRNGGDAYQMNHRGERPVDVADSDEMEQLLKGELPLSDDDDDDDSCTESEELPSVNPSSVDDNVDDSEAEKELKTDTNQQLTPCKSITSSALDEYEFKDDDDEDIDEEEEQISKLVDQKRIRRRDGKKSVVKENSYLTPPKLEFQKPFKIKKQKSARVLVSSSSDSSDEEPHQEKKTCSTSSLEIVPDSSKSDARTKKENLISLEQKEKGKGKKKVKKQSKNKENQEFKEEKEEKENAKLMLFSTCSALDSLDRSRDEDSFKKSLKDDSSGHQFHLSTAKSPKHSCNLNEKRTKPLKQENAKTGLSSGAAEITFQSEVVRFDHLTDSDYTSESSSNKSFKYNTKTKHRKKDLCIEFGEKSGQRSKEEETGIFDNMEEVFKKTDKDGKVIKKHKLKHKDKEKNKIKKEHENEKGKHRQKESEKIYPEFDREYWKENFFKNDDTNETFKDENSNMALTEKPLKDKSVIKEDKVSKEKYFKEEKPFKEDREKDKSKKSKKEKHYKEEKEKLSNLEERKEIVLADKDDSLYSSVFLKKEHVEFFEKEKGTDKEKSDTPDKEKKENKEKSEKKSPTKERDLERLERKYFDREKKVKHENRSEKEKSETHEKLQEKSFSKLQEIGERTKEKDRSGSLYSTSEKIHRENDKLKNVFSVKKLEEKEKSKEKLDKKHEREKIERERHSSGIKDKVEKEKHVNEKKAKFSEKDSQDSILSKADKVKVKEKERDIEKEKKKEKSREREGDPVTNSKHLHDEKKRSTIESSKGYHDKLCFSKDKSKEDFPKTPETKEKEKKEKDRQKDKVPVNASVKAKLKEPEADKLKSKDSGATKDVRPKEKRLVNDDLMQTSFERMLSLKDLEIEQWHKKHKEKIKMKEKERQRHRSGIDLSKIKEREKLKSSSTSKELTRSKSSDPSEMHLKDKQPKDVNSVKSLTNDTKQNLPETPRPLLSCEGNLTASPRQERDRMGLTSRSISMISVASSEDSCQTSAVATPRPLTDYDSDFTIEGSESQSSFSQSVFLPNAKSPAVYDRDSDVLTDLPDRLKSPHSSKLPGSYLRSVSADNARCENECRSVGDVRRCSIPVVANDHDKQFHKQLEANLPLSSEKQYSFSPTVQSQVCTSPRSEPLPDSGPEEGACNSSSCLQSPAVIVPNDTNYLSQDTNPSSIIMQSTSQQMPMVQPQLNCLISDIQPEKPIEVSYDRLDVPSHSNNDGYTTTAACEKNAFNPLPHVPQEWSCTEQITSELASKSPQRLCSESSQAVNLLETPSYSSPTHSSNSSCTRSPLDSDSAPRILFWPKCGGTQEESSQTQTLQDIDQSSTSCKPHSESSGMVDEKDGKYPPLDINSDLANQKTLEDPSNDFKPSELQVLEENSSTPSAAALPDGSSVNENLVDHTRTVQSLLIEEKTEGTKSTILGSHEPACNQESSQLETVPVTSVDEMQPEPKEELPEATSSTEHVHTPPVIDQSQSLESKAQDQDSSLDMEFSQHFTTAGQDPVIMHEPALDEQKPSAESTKEESEDRMEIDRIEHDIPQRITRNRANILANQSKQPVVNCAQVSDKDTESATPVKSKSKLSEEEEGQVHHPHKRKLSRVPHPTQVKSTLQQAKEKTQQSLAAIVDSLKLEEIQPYHSEKANPYYEYLHIRKKIEEKRKVLCSVTPQAPQFYDEFVTFTGSYLLDGNPLSKLCIPTITPPPSLSEALKELFRQQEVIRMKLRLQHSIEREKLIMSNEQEVLRVHYRAARTLANQTLPFSACTVLLDAEVYNMPQDPQGDENKTSVRDRFNARQFMSWLQDVDDKFDKLKTCLLMRQQHEAAAMNAVQRLEWQLKLQELDPSSHKSLSIFEIPEFYIPLVDVNDDFDLTPI
- the ankrd12 gene encoding ankyrin repeat domain-containing protein 12 isoform X3, producing MMMDRLVEWCCNNILALNISKTKELIVDFRKGKSREHTRPHRRVNSVKESEELPSVNPSSVDDNVDDSEAEKELKTDTNQQLTPCKSITSSALDEYEFKDDDDEDIDEEEEQISKLVDQKRIRRRDGKKSVVKENSYLTPPKLEFQKPFKIKKQKSARVLVSSSSDSSDEEPHQEKKTCSTSSLEIVPDSSKSDARTKKENLISLEQKEKGKGKKKVKKQSKNKENQEFKEEKEEKENAKLMLFSTCSALDSLDRSRDEDSFKKSLKDDSSGHQFHLSTAKSPKHSCNLNEKRTKPLKQENAKTGLSSGAAEITFQSEVVRFDHLTDSDYTSESSSNKSFKYNTKTKHRKKDLCIEFGEKSGQRSKEEETGIFDNMEEVFKKTDKDGKVIKKHKLKHKDKEKNKIKKEHENEKGKHRQKESEKIYPEFDREYWKENFFKNDDTNETFKDENSNMALTEKPLKDKSVIKEDKVSKEKYFKEEKPFKEDREKDKSKKSKKEKHYKEEKEKLSNLEERKEIVLADKDDSLYSSVFLKKEHVEFFEKEKGTDKEKSDTPDKEKKENKEKSEKKSPTKERDLERLERKYFDREKKVKHENRSEKEKSETHEKLQEKSFSKLQEIGERTKEKDRSGSLYSTSEKIHRENDKLKNVFSVKKLEEKEKSKEKLDKKHEREKIERERHSSGIKDKVEKEKHVNEKKAKFSEKDSQDSILSKADKVKVKEKERDIEKEKKKEKSREREGDPVTNSKHLHDEKKRSTIESSKGYHDKLCFSKDKSKEDFPKTPETKEKEKKEKDRQKDKVPVNASVKAKLKEPEADKLKSKDSGATKDVRPKEKRLVNDDLMQTSFERMLSLKDLEIEQWHKKHKEKIKMKEKERQRHRSGIDLSKIKEREKLKSSSTSKELTRSKSSDPSEMHLKDKQPKDVNSVKSLTNDTKQNLPETPRPLLSCEGNLTASPRQERDRMGLTSRSISMISVASSEDSCQTSAVATPRPLTDYDSDFTIEGSESQSSFSQSVFLPNAKSPAVYDRDSDVLTDLPDRLKSPHSSKLPGSYLRSVSADNARCENECRSVGDVRRCSIPVVANDHDKQFHKQLEANLPLSSEKQYSFSPTVQSQVCTSPRSEPLPDSGPEEGACNSSSCLQSPAVIVPNDTNYLSQDTNPSSIIMQSTSQQMPMVQPQLNCLISDIQPEKPIEVSYDRLDVPSHSNNDGYTTTAACEKNAFNPLPHVPQEWSCTEQITSELASKSPQRLCSESSQAVNLLETPSYSSPTHSSNSSCTRSPLDSDSAPRILFWPKCGGTQEESSQTQTLQDIDQSSTSCKPHSESSGMVDEKDGKYPPLDINSDLANQKTLEDPSNDFKPSELQVLEENSSTPSAAALPDGSSVNENLVDHTRTVQSLLIEEKTEGTKSTILGSHEPACNQESSQLETVPVTSVDEMQPEPKEELPEATSSTEHVHTPPVIDQSQSLESKAQDQDSSLDMEFSQHFTTAGQDPVIMHEPALDEQKPSAESTKEESEDRMEIDRIEHDIPQRITRNRANILANQSKQPVVNCAQVSDKDTESATPVKSKSKLSEEEEGQVHHPHKRKLSRVPHPTQVKSTLQQAKEKTQQSLAAIVDSLKLEEIQPYHSEKANPYYEYLHIRKKIEEKRKVLCSVTPQAPQFYDEFVTFTGSYLLDGNPLSKLCIPTITPPPSLSEALKELFRQQEVIRMKLRLQHSIEREKLIMSNEQEVLRVHYRAARTLANQTLPFSACTVLLDAEVYNMPQDPQGDENKTSVRDRFNARQFMSWLQDVDDKFDKLKTCLLMRQQHEAAAMNAVQRLEWQLKLQELDPSSHKSLSIFEIPEFYIPLVDVNDDFDLTPI
- the ankrd12 gene encoding ankyrin repeat domain-containing protein 12 isoform X1, which codes for MPKSGSSRTAQTESSDSNSNMVEKQTGRKNKEKVTSYNRTPKIDRSELEKEVKEKTSMKRKLPFTVSPSRSEQRESDTDSDPGHSSEAWGERLIPPYRTYSEKEGPEKKKMKKEPGSKKSVPVCKATLGGILIGYPLSERQQMALVMQMTARDNSPDSTPNHPSQATPGQKKTPSSSSRQKDKVNKRNERGETPLHMAAIRGETKQVKELISQGADVNVKDFAGWTPLHEACNLGYYDVAKQLILAGADVNTRGLENDTPLHDAASNGHRDIVKLLLRNGGDAYQMNHRGERPVDVADSDEMEQLLKGELPLSDDDDDDDSCTESEELPSVNPSSVDDNVDDSEAEKELKTDTNQQLTPCKSITSSALDEYEFKDDDDEDIDEEEEQISKLVDQKRIRRRDGKKSVVKENSYLTPPKLEFQKPFKIKKQKSARVLVSSSSDSSDEEPHQEKKTCSTSSLEIVPDSSKSDARTKKENLISLEQKEKGKGKKKVKKQSKNKENQEFKEEKEEKENAKLMLFSTCSALDSLDRSRDEDSFKKSLKDDSSGHQFHLSTAKSPKHSCNLNEKRTKPLKQENAKTGLSSGAAEITFQSEVVRFDHLTDSDYTSESSSNKSFKYNTKTKHRKKDLCIEFGEKSGQRSKEEETGIFDNMEEVFKKTDKDGKVIKKHKLKHKDKEKNKIKKEHENEKGKHRQKESEKIYPEFDREYWKENFFKNDDTNETFKDENSNMALTEKPLKDKSVIKEDKVSKEKYFKEEKPFKEDREKDKSKKSKKEKHYKEEKEKLSNLEERKEIVLADKDDSLYSSVFLKKEHVEFFEKEKGTDKEKSDTPDKEKKENKEKSEKKSPTKERDLERLERKYFDREKKVKHENRSEKEKSETHEKLQEKSFSKLQEIGERTKEKDRSGSLYSTSEKIHRENDKLKNVFSVKKLEEKEKSKEKLDKKHEREKIERERHSSGIKDKVEKEKHVNEKKAKFSEKDSQDSILSKADKVKVKEKERDIEKEKKKEKSREREGDPVTNSKHLHDEKKRSTIESSKGYHDKLCFSKDKSKEDFPKTPETKEKEKKEKDRQKDKVPVNASVKAKLKEPEADKLKSKDSGATKDVRPKEKRLVNDDLMQTSFERMLSLKDLEIEQWHKKHKEKIKMKEKERQRHRSGIDLSKIKEREKLKSSSTSKELTRSKSSDPSEMHLKDKQPKDVNSVKSLTNDTKQNLPETPRPLLSCEGNLTASPRQERDRMGLTSRSISMISVASSEDSCQTSAVATPRPLTDYDSDFTIEGSESQSSFSQSVFLPNAKSPAVYDRDSDVLTDLPDRLKSPHSSKLPGSYLRSVSADNARCENECRSVGDVRRCSIPVVANDHDKQFHKQLEANLPLSSEKQYSFSPTVQSQVCTSPRSEPLPDSGPEEGACNSSSCLQSPAVIVPNDTNYLSQDTNPSSIIMQSTSQQMPMVQPQLNCLISDIQPEKPIEVSYDRLDVPSHSNNDGYTTTAACEKNAFNPLPHVPQEWSCTEQITSELASKSPQRLCSESSQAVNLLETPSYSSPTHSSNSSCTRSPLDSDSAPRILFWPKCGGTQEESSQTQTLQDIDQSSTSCKPHSESSGMVDEKDGKYPPLDINSDLANQKTLEDPSNDFKPSELQVLEENSSTPSAAALPDGSSVNENLVDHTRTVQSLLIEEKTEGTKSTILGSHEPACNQESSQLETVPVTSVDEMQPEPKEELPEATSSTEHVHTPPVIDQSQSLESKAQDQDSSLDMEFSQHFTTAGQDPVIMHEPALDEQKPSAESTKEESEDRMEIDRIEHDIPQRITRNRANILANQSKQPVVNCAQVSDKDTESATPVKSKSKLSEEEEGQVHHPHKRKLSRVPHPTQVKSTLQQAKEKTQQSLAAIVDSLKLEEIQPYHSEKANPYYEYLHIRKKIEEKRKVLCSVTPQAPQFYDEFVTFTGSYLLDGNPLSKLCIPTITPPPSLSEALKELFRQQEVIRMKLRLQHSIEREKLIMSNEQEVLRVHYRAARTLANQTLPFSACTVLLDAEVYNMPQDPQGDENKTSVRDRFNARQFMSWLQDVDDKFDKLKTCLLMRQQHEAAAMNAVQRLEWQLKLQELDPSSHKSLSIFEIPEFYIPLVDVNDDFDLTPI